The window GGACAGGTGCATATCCACGCCACCTTCAACAACACCATTGTGACGATCACCGACACCCAGGGCAACGCTGTCCTGGCGGGAAGCGCCGGCGCGGCAGGTTTCAAGGGTTCGCGCAAGAGCACCCCCTACGCCGCCCGGCTGGCGGCGGAGCGGGCGGTGGCGGCAGCCACCGACCTCGGGCTGCAGGAGGTCGACGTGTTCATCGTGGGGCCGGGACCGGGCCGCGAGGCGGCCATCCGCGCCGTCCAAGCCTCCGGCGTGCGCGTGCGCTCGATCAGCGATGTGACCCCTGTGCCGCACAATGGCTGCCGACCGCCGAAGAAGCGTCGCGTCTAACTGAGGAAGGGAATCTGCAAGGATGGCAAAGAATATTGATCCAGTCTGCAAGCTGTGCCGGCGAGAGGGCCAGAAGCTGTTTCTCAAGGGCCAGCGTTGCTTCACCCCCAAGTGCGCTTTCGAACGCCGCGGGTTTCCACCGGGCGAGCACGGCAGGGATGCGCAGTTCAAGCGCCGCCGGGTGTCGGACTACAGCCGGCAGTTGCGGGAGAAGCAGAAGGCGCGCCGCGTCTACGGCGTCACCGAGAAGCAGTTCCGCCGCTACTACCGGGCTGCGCTTCAGCGCCGCGGCGTGACGGGCGAGAACCTGCTGGAGATGCTGGAGCGGCGCCTCGACAACGTGGTCTATCGCCTTGGGTTGGCCGAGAGTCGGCCGCAAGCCCGCCTGCTCGTGACGCACGGTCACTTCAATGTCAACCTTCGCCGAACGGACGTGCCGTCGATGATCGTCAGGCCGGGGGATGTGGTCGAAGTCCGCGAAGGGTCGCGTTCACGCACCTATTTCAAGGGATTGACGACCACTGCCGAAACGCGCACCGTGCCCCGTTGGCTGGAGCGCGATCTGAAGACCCTCAGCGGCAAGGTCCTGCAGGCGCCGGAACGCAGCGATGTCGATGCCAGCCTGCACGAACAGCTGATCATCGAGTTCTACTCTCGCTAGGCGAAGCATGGCTGGGAAGCGGGGAGGACCGAAGTGGCAATAACGACAACCATGGTCATGCCCAAGATCGAGCGCGAAGCTGTAGCCCGGAATTACGGGAAATTCGTTATCAGCCCGCTGGAGAGCGGATACGGGATCACCCTCGGCAGCGCGCTGCGCCGGGTGCTCCTTTCCTCCCTCGAAGGCGCGGCCATCACGTCAATCCGGATCACTGACGTGGCGCACGAATTCTCCGATGTTCCCGGCGTGCGCGAGGACGTCCTGCAGGTCATCCTCAATATCAAGCAGCTGCGCCTGATCCTGCATGAGGGGGAGAGCTCCCGCCTGAGGCTGGAAGTCAAAGGTGAGGGCACGGTGACCGCGGCCGATGTCTACACGCCGGCCGAGGTCGAGATCGTCAACCCTGAGCTGTACCTCTTCACCGTTGACGACCCCAAGGCGCATCTCGAGATCGAGATGACGGTCCAGCGCGGCCGAGGCTACTCGCCCTCGGACGAGCGCGGGCGACTGCCCATCGGGGAACTTCCGACCGACGCCATCTTCTCACCGGTGCGTCGCGTGCAGCACGAGGTGGGGAGGGCGCGAGTCGGCCAGGACACATCCTACGACAGCCTGGTGATCGAGATCTGGACAGACGGCACGATCAAGCCTGAGGAGGCCCTCAGCCGCAGCGCGCAGGTCCTGATCGCCCACCTGCGCGACATCGCCGGAGTGACCGAAGATAGCCTTCAGGCGCTGGCGGCACAGGCGGAAGCGCCCAAGCTTCCGAATGAAATGTACGAGACCCCGATCGAGAACCTCGACCTGTCGGTGCGTGTCTTCAACTCGCTCAAGCGAACCGGGATCACGACCGTAGGTGAGGTGCTCGAGATGTTGGAGAAGGGACCGGAAGCGATGCTTTCGATCCGCAACTTCGGGGACAAGAGCCTGGATGAGTTGAAGGCCCAGCTGCGGGTCAAGGGGTTCCTCGAGGCAGAGCCCGAGGCCGCCCCGATGGAACTGGAGTAGGCTGGAATGAGGCATCAAGTCGCAGGGTATCGGCTGGGGCGGACGGCCGGCCAGCGGACTGCGCTCCGGCGCAGCCTGATCACCGAATTCTTCCGCAACGAGCGCATGCGTACCACGCGGGCCAAGGCTGCCGCCATCCGCGGCTCGGCCGAGCACTTGATCACCCTCGCCAAGCGCGGCAACGCCGCCGGCGAGTCCAAGATGGTTCATGCCCGGCGGTTGGCGGCCGGCAGGCTCAATGACCCGGCCGTGGTCCGCAAGCTCTTTGATGAGATCGCTCCTCGCTACGCCAATCGGCCCGGCGGCTACACCCGGGTGATCAAGCTTGGCGAGCGAGCCGGAGATGCGGCGCAGATCGTGTTGCTCGAGTTGGTCGAGGAGTAGTCTGTGCCCGTGGGGCCCACGGCAGCGCCGGAACTCCACCGGGCGCGCAGCCGTAGGAGCTCCTGGCAAGAAGGACAGGCGAGCACCTCAGAGTGCCCGCCGAAGGCAACTTACAAATCCATCGTCGCTTATGACGGTACCGGCTTCGCCGGGTTCCAGCGCCTGGGGGAGGGCCAACGCACCGTTCAGGCGGTGCTCGAAGCCGCCCTGCACTCCCTGGGGTGGCAGGAGCCTCGCCTGTTGGCCGCCGGGCGCACCGATCGCGGGGCACACGCCCGCGGACAAGTGATCGCCTTCCGGCTGACGTGGCGCCACGCGCCTGAGGCGTTGACGGCGGCCCTGAATGCCGCCCTGCCAGGGGACGTGGCGATCCGGGAAACCCAGCCGGTCCCCGACAGCTTTCACCCGCGGTTTGGGGCGCTCAGCCGCCGGTACTCGTACGCGGTGTTCTTCGACCGGCTGCCGGATCCGCTGCGCCAGGGCCATGCCTGGCGGGTGTGGCCGCCGCCTGATCCGGAACCGTTGGCCGAAGCCGCCCGTCGCTTGCGTGGAATTCGCGACTTCGGGGCGTTCGGGCGGCCGCCGATAAGCCATGGGCACACGGTCCGGACTGTCTTGAGTTGCGACTGGGACATCGGCCCGCAGGCAGGCCGGTTCGAGATCGAGGCCGACGCCTTCCTGCAGCATATGGTCCGGCGGCTGGCGGCGGCGACGATGGCGATCGGCCAGGGGCGGGCGAGCCTGGAGAAGCTGCAGGCGAGCCTGGACAACCAGGATTGTCCCTGGCCGGGGAAGCTGGCGCCGGCCTGCGGGTTGTGCCTGGAGGCTGTCAGGTATCCGGTGACGATGCCGGCGACGAAGCAAGAGATGTGAGCACCAGGAGTTGGACCGTGCAGAAGACCTATTATCCGAAACCGAGCGAGCTGGAGCACCAGTGGTACCTTATTGACGCCGCAGGCCAGAACCTTGGCCGCATGTCGACCAGGATTGCCCGGCTGCTCTCCGGGAAGGACAAGCCGATCTTCACACCCGGTGTGCATACCGGTGACTACGTGATCATCGTCAACGCCGAGAAGGTTGCTGTCACCGGAAAGCGGCTGGATCAGAAGGTCTACTACCGGCATTCGCAATATCCTGGTGGGCTGAAGAAGATCACACTTCGAGCGCAACTCGAAAAGCACCCGGAGCGTGTGCTCCAGGCCGCAGTGCGTGGTATGCTCCCGAAGAACCGGATGAGCCGGCAACTTCTATCGCATCTGCACGTGTATGCCGGCCCGTCTCACCCGCATGCGGCGCAGCAGCCGAAACCGCTGGCCTTGGGCCTCGAAGGAAGGGATCGCAGATGACAGGCAAGTTCTACGAAGGGGTTGGCCGGCGCAAGACCAGTTCTGCCCGGGTGCGGATCTCGTCGGGGACCGGCAGCTTCATCGTCAACGACAAGGGGTTGCGTGAGTACTTCCCGCGTGGCGGAGACGCCGAAGCCATCCTGGCTCCGCTGAATGCCGTCGGGATGGAGGGCAAGCTCGACGTCACCGTCAAGGTGAAGGGCGGCGGGATCACCGGCCAGGCGACGGCGGTCTCCAATGGCGTCGCCCGGGCCCTGCTCGGCCTGGACCCCGAGTTCCGCGGCGCGCTGCGTGGCGGTGGATTCCTGACGCGAGACGCACGTGCCAAGGAGCGCAAGAAGCCCGGTCTGAAGCGAGCCCGCAAAGCGCCGACGTACACCAAGCGCTAGCCTCACAGCGAGCACGCTCACCGTAATGACGATCACCGGCCGGGGAAGGATCTCCGGCTGGTGCCGTTGAATCTAAGGAGCGCCCCTTGCCCACTCTGCACATTGTCGGCCTGGGCCCTGGCTCGCCAGCCCTGCTCACCGAGCAGGCGAAACTGATCCTCGGGTCCGCCTCGGAAGTCTTGCTGCGCACGATGCATCCGGCTGTCGAGGCTATTCCCCCTTCGGTCCCCGTCCGGACGTTTGATCCCTTGTATGAGACCGCCGATTCCTTCGAGCGGGTGTACGAGCAGATCGTCGAGGAGGTCGTGGCGCGCAGCCAGGCCAGGGTGGGCTGCGTGTACGCCGTGCCAGGGGATCCCAGTATGGGCGAGGCAACGGTCGCCGAGCTTCTGCGGCGCGCCGCTCGGGGGGATCTGACTGTGCATGTAGTGCACGGCATCAGCTTCCTGGGGCCTTGCCTGGCGGCCCTCGGCATCGACGGCCTCGACGGATTGTTCGTGGCCGACGCCCTGGAACTGGCCAGGCTGCACCACCCGCCGTTTCCCCCGGACCGCAATGCCCTGGTGGGCCAGCTATACTCGCGGCTGGTGGCCTCCGATGTCAAGCTGACGCTGATGAACGCCTATCCTGAGGGACACCCCGTGGCCCTGGTGGATGCCGCCGGAACGTCGGAGGCGCGGGTCCAGCGGATGCCGCTGCATGCGATCGATCGATCGGAGGCAATCGGCCCGCTTACCGCCCTTTTCGTTCCGGCCCTGGCCCCGGGGCATTCCCTCGAGGCCTTCCAGGAAACCGTTGCCCACTTGCGCGCCCCAGAGGGCTGCCCGTGGGACCGTGAACAAACCCATGCCACCCTCCGGCCACACCTGTTGGAGGAAGCCTACGAAGCGCTGCAGGCGATTGACACGGGGGACGTGCCGGCACTCCGAGAGGAACTGGGCGACTTGCTGCTTCAGATCGTGCTTCAAGCGCAGATCGCCGTTGAGGACGCCGAGTTCAGCCTGGGGGATGTCATCCACGGGATTGAGAACAAGATCCGCCGGCGCCATCCTCACGTCTTCGGCGATCTACAGCTGGAGGAGGTCGACCAGGTGCTGCGCAACTGGGAGGCGCTGAAGGCGTCGGAGCGGGAGGAGGCCGGGCTGGGCAGGGGCTTGCTCGAGGGCGTCCCCGCTGGGCTGCCGGCGCTGGCGCAGGCGGCCGAGATCCAGGCCCGCGTGGCCCGAGTCGGATTCGATTGGCCGCAGGCCGACGGAGCGCGGCGGAAGATCCTGGAGGAGCTGGACGAGATCTCGCAGGCGGGTTCGGAACGGACGGCCGAGGAGGTCGGGGACCTGCTATTCTCGGTCGTCAACTACGCCCGCCGGCTGGATGTGGACGCCGAGACCGCCTTGCGAACGGCCATCGGCCGGTTCCGTCAGCGGTTCGCCAGGGTCGAAGCCCTGGCGCATCAGGCGGGCAGGGAGGTCTCGGGCATGTCCCTGGCAGAGATCGACGCCCTGTGGGAGAAGGCGAAAGCCGAGGGGTTGTAGCCGCCAAGCGCCGGCCGGATGGCGGGTTAGGCCGGCTGCCGGGCTGTCAGGGAAGCGCAACGGCGCACCGCCCCCAGGGTTACATTCCCCAGCGGCTCACCCGGTGAGGAGGAGAACATGGCAAACGCGATCGGATTCCCCAGTGCGCACGGGCTGGAGCATCATGGCCTGCGTAACCTGGACACCGTCTACTGGACCCTGCCATCGCCGGCGCTGGTTGAGCGAATCGTTCGGCGGCGCGAGGGGCTGCTGGCGCATCTGGGCCCGGTGGTCGTGCGCACAGGCCATCACACCGGCCGCTCGCCCAATGACAAGTTCATTGTCCAGGATGGGACGGTCGACTCTGAGATCTGGTGGGGGCCCATCAATCGCCCGATGGACGAAGCGCGCTTCGAACGCCTGGCGTTGCGGTTGACGGCCTACTTCCAGGGCAGGGAGGTCTACGTGCAGGATGTGGTAGCCGGCGCTCACCCGGAGCATCAGGTCCCGGTGCGGGTGATCACCGAAACCGCTTGGCACAGCCTGTTCGCGCGCAACATATTCTTGCGCCTGCCGATCGAGCGCCTGTCCAGTCACGTCCCTCGTTTCACCATCGTGGACGCGCCCCGGTTTCATGCCATCCCCGAAGAAGACGGCACCAACTCCGAGGTTTTCATCGTCATCAACTTCGAGCGCGGCTTGATCCTGGTCGGCGGAAGCAGCTACGCCGGCGAGATCAAGAAGGCAGTCTTCACCGTGATGAACTACCTGCTGCCCAAGCAGGGCGTGCTCTCGATGCACTGCTCGGCGAACATCGGCGCCGCCGGCGATGTGGCCCTGTTCTTCGGCCTCTCCGGCACCGGTAAGACCACGCTGTCCTCCGATCCCGATCGCCGCCTGATCGGTGATGACGAACACGGCTGGGGGGAGGATGGTGTCTTCAACATCGAGGGCGGCTGTTATGCCAAGACCGTTCGCCTCAACCCGGTCCTCGAGCCATTGATCTGGGAGGCAACCCGCCGGTTCGCCACCGTCCTGGAAAACGCCGCCATCCGTACCGACACCCGGCGGGTGGATTTCGATGACATCAGTCTGACGGAGAACACGCGGGCGGCCTATCCCCTGGGGTTCATCGACAATCACGAGCCCTCCGGCCGGGGAGGCCATCCGAAGAACATCTTCTTCCTGACCGCCGATGCCTTCGGTGTGCTCCCTCCGTTGGCCAGGCTGACCCCCGACCAAGCGATGTACTACTTTCTTTCCGGCTACACCTCCAAGTTGGCTGGCACGGAGAAGGGCTTGGGAAGCGAGCCGCAGGCCACCTTCTCGGCCTGTTTCGGGGCACCGTTCCTTCCGTTGCCGCCCTCCGCCTACGGCCGACTGCTCGGCGAGAAGCTCGGACAGCACAGGGCGATCGTGTGGCTGATCAACACGGGTTGGACCGGCGGCGCATTCGGCAGCGGCGAGCGCATCCAGCTGGGCTTCACCCGGGCGATGATTCGAGCCGCCCTGAGTGGATCATTGGAGGGTGCAGCCTATCGTACGGATCCCAACTTTGGGCTGGCCGTCCCCGAGCACTGCCGGGATGTGCCGGACGAGATTCTGGAGCCTGGCCGCACGTGGGCGGACGAGAAGGCGTATGACCATCAGGCGCAGGTGCTGGCCGGCCGGTTCGCCGCCAACTTCAAGCAGTTCGCCGGCGAGGTCTCTCCGGCGGTGGCGCAGGCCGGACCGCGGCCGAACCGCGGCTGACTAGGCCCGAAACCGTCGGCC is drawn from Anaerolineales bacterium and contains these coding sequences:
- the rpsK gene encoding 30S ribosomal protein S11, which produces MARTTTRTARRTGSKKARRTLSHGQVHIHATFNNTIVTITDTQGNAVLAGSAGAAGFKGSRKSTPYAARLAAERAVAAATDLGLQEVDVFIVGPGPGREAAIRAVQASGVRVRSISDVTPVPHNGCRPPKKRRV
- the rpsD gene encoding 30S ribosomal protein S4, producing the protein MAKNIDPVCKLCRREGQKLFLKGQRCFTPKCAFERRGFPPGEHGRDAQFKRRRVSDYSRQLREKQKARRVYGVTEKQFRRYYRAALQRRGVTGENLLEMLERRLDNVVYRLGLAESRPQARLLVTHGHFNVNLRRTDVPSMIVRPGDVVEVREGSRSRTYFKGLTTTAETRTVPRWLERDLKTLSGKVLQAPERSDVDASLHEQLIIEFYSR
- a CDS encoding DNA-directed RNA polymerase subunit alpha; the protein is MAITTTMVMPKIEREAVARNYGKFVISPLESGYGITLGSALRRVLLSSLEGAAITSIRITDVAHEFSDVPGVREDVLQVILNIKQLRLILHEGESSRLRLEVKGEGTVTAADVYTPAEVEIVNPELYLFTVDDPKAHLEIEMTVQRGRGYSPSDERGRLPIGELPTDAIFSPVRRVQHEVGRARVGQDTSYDSLVIEIWTDGTIKPEEALSRSAQVLIAHLRDIAGVTEDSLQALAAQAEAPKLPNEMYETPIENLDLSVRVFNSLKRTGITTVGEVLEMLEKGPEAMLSIRNFGDKSLDELKAQLRVKGFLEAEPEAAPMELE
- the rplQ gene encoding 50S ribosomal protein L17; translation: MRHQVAGYRLGRTAGQRTALRRSLITEFFRNERMRTTRAKAAAIRGSAEHLITLAKRGNAAGESKMVHARRLAAGRLNDPAVVRKLFDEIAPRYANRPGGYTRVIKLGERAGDAAQIVLLELVEE
- the truA gene encoding tRNA pseudouridine(38-40) synthase TruA, which translates into the protein MPVGPTAAPELHRARSRRSSWQEGQASTSECPPKATYKSIVAYDGTGFAGFQRLGEGQRTVQAVLEAALHSLGWQEPRLLAAGRTDRGAHARGQVIAFRLTWRHAPEALTAALNAALPGDVAIRETQPVPDSFHPRFGALSRRYSYAVFFDRLPDPLRQGHAWRVWPPPDPEPLAEAARRLRGIRDFGAFGRPPISHGHTVRTVLSCDWDIGPQAGRFEIEADAFLQHMVRRLAAATMAIGQGRASLEKLQASLDNQDCPWPGKLAPACGLCLEAVRYPVTMPATKQEM
- the rplM gene encoding 50S ribosomal protein L13 translates to MQKTYYPKPSELEHQWYLIDAAGQNLGRMSTRIARLLSGKDKPIFTPGVHTGDYVIIVNAEKVAVTGKRLDQKVYYRHSQYPGGLKKITLRAQLEKHPERVLQAAVRGMLPKNRMSRQLLSHLHVYAGPSHPHAAQQPKPLALGLEGRDRR
- the rpsI gene encoding 30S ribosomal protein S9, producing the protein MTGKFYEGVGRRKTSSARVRISSGTGSFIVNDKGLREYFPRGGDAEAILAPLNAVGMEGKLDVTVKVKGGGITGQATAVSNGVARALLGLDPEFRGALRGGGFLTRDARAKERKKPGLKRARKAPTYTKR
- the mazG gene encoding nucleoside triphosphate pyrophosphohydrolase — protein: MPTLHIVGLGPGSPALLTEQAKLILGSASEVLLRTMHPAVEAIPPSVPVRTFDPLYETADSFERVYEQIVEEVVARSQARVGCVYAVPGDPSMGEATVAELLRRAARGDLTVHVVHGISFLGPCLAALGIDGLDGLFVADALELARLHHPPFPPDRNALVGQLYSRLVASDVKLTLMNAYPEGHPVALVDAAGTSEARVQRMPLHAIDRSEAIGPLTALFVPALAPGHSLEAFQETVAHLRAPEGCPWDREQTHATLRPHLLEEAYEALQAIDTGDVPALREELGDLLLQIVLQAQIAVEDAEFSLGDVIHGIENKIRRRHPHVFGDLQLEEVDQVLRNWEALKASEREEAGLGRGLLEGVPAGLPALAQAAEIQARVARVGFDWPQADGARRKILEELDEISQAGSERTAEEVGDLLFSVVNYARRLDVDAETALRTAIGRFRQRFARVEALAHQAGREVSGMSLAEIDALWEKAKAEGL
- the pckA gene encoding phosphoenolpyruvate carboxykinase (ATP) gives rise to the protein MANAIGFPSAHGLEHHGLRNLDTVYWTLPSPALVERIVRRREGLLAHLGPVVVRTGHHTGRSPNDKFIVQDGTVDSEIWWGPINRPMDEARFERLALRLTAYFQGREVYVQDVVAGAHPEHQVPVRVITETAWHSLFARNIFLRLPIERLSSHVPRFTIVDAPRFHAIPEEDGTNSEVFIVINFERGLILVGGSSYAGEIKKAVFTVMNYLLPKQGVLSMHCSANIGAAGDVALFFGLSGTGKTTLSSDPDRRLIGDDEHGWGEDGVFNIEGGCYAKTVRLNPVLEPLIWEATRRFATVLENAAIRTDTRRVDFDDISLTENTRAAYPLGFIDNHEPSGRGGHPKNIFFLTADAFGVLPPLARLTPDQAMYYFLSGYTSKLAGTEKGLGSEPQATFSACFGAPFLPLPPSAYGRLLGEKLGQHRAIVWLINTGWTGGAFGSGERIQLGFTRAMIRAALSGSLEGAAYRTDPNFGLAVPEHCRDVPDEILEPGRTWADEKAYDHQAQVLAGRFAANFKQFAGEVSPAVAQAGPRPNRG